The segment GGCGGGCGCTACCGGGTGCATCCGGGGCGCTTTACCGTGATTGACGATGCTTACAACGCCTCGCCCGTGGCGGTCCAGGCGGCCCTGGACGCTTTGCAGGCCCTGCCGGGGCGGCGAATCAGCGTGCTGGGCCGCATGCTGGAACTAGGCCCGACCGAGCGCGAACTGCACGCCGAAGTCGGCCAGGCGGCGCGGCAGAAGGCAGACGTGACCTACGGCGTAGGGGCGTTCGCCGCCGAGCTGGGCGAACGGGCCTTTGCCACAGTGCCCGAGCTGCTCGCCGCCCTCCTGGCGGACCTTCGGGACGGCGACACCGTGCTGGTTAAGGCCAGCCGCGGCATTTCCTGGACGCCAGAGCGCCGCGCTCAGGAAGGAGTGGGGTTGGACGTGGTGGTGCAGGCTTTGCTGCAAGCACGAGGCGACGCCTGACAGCGGCGGCCAGTTCTACCTTAGCTCTAAGGACGCCGCTCGATTCTACTTTCGCCACTGCCTCTTGTAGAGACTTACTTCGTTCGCCTCAGCATGGTTGAGGCCCATAGCCTTTAACGAATCTGAGTTGTTCTGTGAGATGCACTTCCAAAGAGAGGGCGTTGCGGGTGTCCTCACACCATCTCAAACCCCTGCGCCGCCCACGCACTGTGCTGATACCAATGGGCTCATCAGCGCCCGTCCCGACATTCATGCCCCTCAGCGGTCCGGGACAGACAATGCAGCCATGCGTGCTCTGCTGCCGTCCCTCCTTGCCCCACTGCTGCTCGCCGCCTGCGCGCCAACCCAGACGGCTTCACCGACTGGAGCGGCGCCGCCGTTCCGGGCGGCTTTCAGCGATCTGGGGGTGGCGTGGACGAGTGGGGGCCGGGCGTGCGTGGCGCGGGCGCCGTCCTTTTCGCCTGTCTGCCCGACCATACCCAGGGCCACCGATGTCGCCTGGCAGGGCGAGGACGCCTGGGCCGCTCTGCCGGGGGTAGGGGTCACCGTCACCCTGGACCGCGCCGCCCGCACGGTCAACGTGGGGCAGGTAGTGGCCCTGAGCAGCACCCGCGCCTACCGCGAAGATGGCAGCGCGGTGACCTACGGCGGTCAGCCGGCGCCCGGCGTCCTTGGCGCCCCCGAGGCCGCCCTGACCAGCCCCCAGGGCGAGGACTTTGTGTTACTGGCTGGCCGGGTGGTGCGGGTGGCGACCCAGACGGGCAGCGGGAGCGCCGCGTTTTTGACCCTGACGCCCGACAGTGTGGTCGGCGCGGCGCAGCCCCAGGTGCAGACACCCAGCGGCACCTACCACCTGACAGGCCAGCGCCTGGAACGACTGGATGCCACGGGGCGGGTGCTGGCCAGTGTGCCGCACGGCGAGGGGCGCATCGGCGTGGTGGGCGCTCAGCTGGTGACCGTGACGCCCAGCGGTCAGATCCGAGTGTTCGGCCCTGATCTTCGACTGCGCTAAACCCGCTTTATTGGCAGATCAGCAGATGTCAGGAGGGCCATTACACGCACCCAGGTCGCCCTGCGCAGCCTCAGGCTGACCAGCCTCCCCGCGCTGTCCACGACCCTCTTGCTCAAATCTGCCCAGGCTCTCATTTTGCCCACCAGGGCGGTGTTATTGGGTTTCGTACAGATGTAAGTGTTCGGTAAGCGGAATGATGGTCATATGGCCCAAGCCCATGACCCTCACGTCCTTTTTTCTGTCGCCTGCTTGCCGGCTCCCCCAGCCCCCTTCCCTCAGTCAGATGAGGGAATGCTAAAATCCGCGTGACCCTGGAGGGAGAATGTCGAGTTTCCTGAACCGCTTATTGAATCCACGGCCGAACGCGCTTGGAGTCGAAATCGGCACCAGCGCCATCAAGGTTGTGGCGCTGCGTCCCGGCTCTCCGCCTTCCCTCCAGCACGCCATCATGGTGCCGACCCCTATCGGCAGCATGCGCGACGGGCTGGTTGTCGAACCGCAAGCAGTGGCCACCGAGTTGAAAAACTTGCTGGCCCAGCACCGCATCACCACCCGGCACGCCGTCACGGCGGTGCCCAATCAGGTGGCCGTGACCCGCAACATCATGGTTCCCAAGATGGAGCGCAAGGACCTGCAAGAAGCCATCAAATGGGAGGCCGAGCGCTATATCCCCTACCCCATTGATGACGTGAGCCTGGACTTTGACCTGCTCGATGACCCCGCCAACGTCCCCGACGACGGCCAGATGGAAGTCGTCATCGCGGCGGCCCCCACCGAGGCCGTGGCCCGGCAGGTCGAGGTGCTGCGCCTGGCGGGTCTGGAACCTGTGGTGGTGGACCTCAAGAGCTTTGCCTCGCTGCGCGCCCTGCGCGGCAACCTGCTGGGCGAACACCTGACCAAAAGCACCCTGACCGGCACCAATTACACCGAGGCCGGCGAGGTCGCGCTGGTCATGGAAATCGGCGCCAGCAGCAGCGTCATCAACCTCGTGCGCGGTGAGCGTGTCCTGATGGCCCGCAACATCAATGTGTCGGCGGATGACTTCACGACTGCGCTGCAAAAGGCCTTCGACCTGGATTTCACGGCCGCCGAGGACGTGAAGCTGGGCTACGCCACGGCGACCACCCCCACCGAGGACGAGGAAGACCTGCTGAACTTCGACATGGCCCGCGAGCAGTACAGCCCGGCGCGCGTGTTCGAGGTGATTCGTCCGGTGCTGGGCGACCTGATTACCGAGATTCGCCGCAGCCTGGAGTTCTACCGCGTGCAGAGCGGCGACGTGGTCATTGACCGGACGTTCCTGGCTGGCGGCGGCGCCAAGCTGCGCGGCCTGGCCGCCGCCATCAGCGACGCGCTGGGCTTCCGGGTCGAGGTTGCTAGCCCCTGGCTGACGGTGCAGACTGACCAGGCCAACGTGGACACCGGCTACCTTCAGGCCAACGCGCCCGAATTTACCGTGCCGCTGGGGCTGGCCCTGCGGGGGGTGAACAGCCGTGGTTGAAGTCAACCTGCTGCCGCAGCAGTACCGCAAGCAGGCCGAGCCGAACGCCTGGATTCCGGGCGCCATCGGTTTGGCCGCCGTCACAGCTCTGGCCCTGATTGCCGGCGAGGTCGTGACGGGCACCCGCGCGGGTGACCTGCGCAAGCAACTGGACGCCCTGAACGGCGAAGCCGCCGCGCTGGCTCCGGCCAACGCCGAGTACGCCCAGCTGAATCAGCAGAAAACCACGCTGGAGCAGGTTACGGCCGTCTCGGAGCAGCTGCGGGCAGGCAAAACCTACTGGACCAACGACCTGGCCGCCTTTACCGCGCAGCTGCCCACTGGCGGCGGTGTGGCGCTGCAGAGCATGGCAGTCAAGGCCGTGGACGCCAACGCCCTCACGGCCCTGCAACAAACCGGCGTTTACACCGGCAAAAATGTAACCCGCGAGATTGACCTGACGGGCACCGCCAGCAGCCAGCAGGCCGTCGTGAACTTCCTGCGGACCTTCGAGAACAACCCCAACTTCGGCGTGAACTTCCGCAGCCTGCAAAGCGAAGGCGAAACCAGCAACTACACCTTTAACGCCTCGGTGGGCATCGTGCAGGCGGTGACTGCCCCCCCGGCGACAGACCCAGCGGCGCCTGCTCAGGACGGCACGGCACCGGCCCCCGCTGCGCCGGCCGGCAGCGCCGAAGGAGCAGGCAGTGTCAACTAAACTGGCCCCGCGCAACATCTTCTTGATCGTGCTGGCGGTTTGCCTGCTGGTCGGTGCGCTGTGGTATGTCATGCGCTTTCAGGCCCGCCAGACCGAGATCAGCGGCCTGCAGAGCGAACTGGACAGCGTCAATGCCCGCGTGCTGACCCTGCGCACCAACGCCGCGCGCCTGCCGGCCCTGCGCGAAGAGGTGGCCAACCTGACCACCGAGCAGCAGATCTTCCTGTCTGCCTTGCCCCAGACGGCCAATTACAACGCCGTACTGGACGAGGTGCGCCTGAACGCCAGCGCCGCCGGGGCCAAGATGAGCGGCTTTACGGTGGCCAACGGTAACGTCACGGGGTTGCCGGCTGGCGTGCGCCCCATCAGCCTGAACCTGAATGTCAGCGGGCAGTTTGGTCAGCTGTTCCGTTTCCTGCGCTCACTTGAAACCATGAGCCGCTTCAGCACCGTCACCAGCGTGAACCTGCAACTGCCGCAGGCCACCAGTTTCAACCCGACCCTGGAAAGCACCATGGGCCTGACGGTCTACACCTTTGACCCCACGCAGGCGGGCACAGGCACCGAAGGCAGCGGCGGCACCCCCGAAGCCCCAGCCGCACCCAGCACCGCGCCCGCAGGAGGCACACAGTGACGCGCGCGCCCATCAAACTCACCCGTGAAATGAAGGTGCTGCTGGGGCTGCTGCTGCTGGTGGCGGCCATCGGGCTGTGGTACATCCTGACCAGCAACCGTCAGACCGACGACACGCTGACCACCCAGCCGCCGGTCACCGATCCGGGGACCACAGTCCCCGTGACGCCCGGCACAGACCCCACCAATCCCAGCGGCCCCACCACCAGCGGCGTGGGCGGCAACGGTCAGGTGGAGGTCGAGGTGATTCCGCCCTTCCCCACGGGCGGCGAGACCCTCCTCGGCGAGACGGGCACAGACGACCTGTCTCCCGCACCGGCTGGCATCAACCCTGACACAGCGCTGTCGGCCCTGCCGGGCAACAACCCGTTCCGCCCGCTGGCGCTCGCCCCGACTGAGGGGGGAACAGGGACGGCCACCACCACGCCTCTGCCCACGGATACGGGCGTGACGGCGACCACACCTGACCCGGCGCCTGTACAGCCCATCACCAACACGGGCGGCGTGCTGGGTGTCAGCCCTGTTCCAGGAAGTGCAGGCGACACGGGCAGCAGTGATACAGGTGCTTTCCCGATTTCGCCGATTCCCGGTGGCAATGGAGAAACTTCTGTCGGCACGGGCCCAGTGGTGGTCACGCCCATCCCCACCGACGAGGTGCCAGTGGCCACTGGACCGGGCACGTCTGGCGCCAGCACCTCAGGTGGGAACAGCACTGGTTCGGCGCCTTCCACTTCAGGCGGGACAGCCACCACCCCAACGCCCACCCCGCCCCCTGCTCCGCCGATCGCTGGCGTGCGGGTCCCCACTGTGACGCGCCTGCCCTCAGGGGTGGCGGCGGTGCCAGGCACCCCCGGCGCGTCGGGTGAACAGACCACGGGCAGCGCCACCACCACAGGAGCCGTCACGGCCACGCCGACCCCCAGCACGCCCCAGGTGATTACCGACCTGGCCGCCGCACCCGCTTCGGGGACCGGCACAACCCCGGCCACGACCACAACGGCCCTGGACAGCTTTGTGCAGACGCAGGAGCTGGGCTTTAACGCGGTGGTGCTGGGCCCCGTCAACACCGCCATCTTCCGCAGTAAGGACGGCTTTGTGGTCGTGTCAGTGGGCCAGAATCTACCCGATACGCAGGTGACCGTCAGAGAAGTCACGGCCACAAGCGCCACCCTCAGCCTGGGCAACAACACGACCACACTCGAACTGGATAAAAGGTGAGCCATGACTAAACGCTTCGCATCCCTCCTGCTGACTGCCGCACTGGGCATGGCCGCCGCACAGACCACCACGCCGGCCGTTCCCGCCTCGGCTGACCCTGCCCTGTCGGGCGCCAACGTGACCATCGAGATTGGCCGCTACGGCGGGCCACTGTCCAGCTTGCTGGGCGCCCTGGCCAAGTCGGCCGGCTACGGCCTGATTCTGGACACCAATGTGGACGCCCTGGCCGCCGCCAGCGGTACGACCGACCCGGCCACGTCCGCTGCGGGCACGCCGGCTTCGACAGGAACGGCCCCGGCAGGAACAGCCACGACTGGCACAGCGACCACCACAGCCCGGCCCATCGTGTACTCCTTCCAGAACAAGCCCTTTAACGAGGTCTGGCCCCTGCTGATGGACGTGTACGGCCTGAGCTACGACGTGCTGCAACTCGGCGGCCAGCCCGTGCTACGCGTCAGCAACACGCCGATTCAGCGCACGGTGACCCTGCGCAATGCCGACGCCACCCAGGCCACGCAACAGGTCAAGCTGTTTTTTGGCACACCCACCTACAGCGAGACCCCGCAGCGCGACGCCCAGGGCAATACGGTGGGCGTGACCCGCAGCCTGGTGGACGTGAAACTGGATTCGGTCACGCTGCGCATCGTGCCGGATATTCGCAGCAACGCCGTGATTGTGCGCGGCACCAACCGTGAGGTGGCGGAAGTCACGCGCCTGCTGGCGCAGCTCGACAGCACGACAGCGACGACCACCGGCGCAACCCCTTCAGCTGAAACGCAGACCGTGCAGCGTGTCTATGCCGTGCGCGGCGCCCAGGCCGATATTACGGGCCTGCTGGCTGCGCAGTACCCAGGGCTGAAAGTCACGCCGGTGGGCCAGACTGGGCAGCTGGTGATTACGGGGCCGCAAAACCAGCTGGACGCCGCCCTGACGCTCCTGGGACAAGTCGACCGGGCCGCGCCCGCCGTCACGAGCGCCCAAATCACCCAGCGCGTCTTTACCCTGATTAACGCGAGCGCCGAGGAAGTCAAAGCGACACTGGAGGGCACGCTGGCGCGCGAGGTCACGTCAGGGGCAGGGAGCACCACACCCTCTGCCACCACAACCTCCAGTGGCACCAGCACCAGCATTTCGGTCACTTCAGCCCCAGCAGCTGGCGCAACGACCAGCACCCCCACAGCCACGCCGCAGACCAACACCGCGACCATCATTGCTGACAAACGTACCAACACCTTAATTGTGCGCGGCACAACTGAACAGGTCACCCAGATCGCCGAGCTGATTCCACAACTAGACCAGCAAGTCCCGCAAATCAACGTGCAAGTGCGTATTCAGGAAATTACTGAGCGCGCCGCCCGTAGCCTGGGTGTCAATCTGCGGGCGGGTTTTGGCGGCTTCACGGTGTCCAGCAGTGGCGGCGCTGGTCTGGCCGCGTCCTTCGACCCAACCCAGAGCCTGATTGGCTTTAACCTGGGCGCTACACTGAATACCCTGCAAACCCAGGGCCTGAGCAAGAGTGTGTATGACGGCAGCATTACCATGCAAAGCGGTCAGCGCTCGTTGGGAAGCTCGACCGAAACTCAGAACGCGTCGAGCACCGCCGCCGCCAATATCAAGAGCGGTGGGCGCCTAGAAGTGAATATTCCCGCTCAGGGGAATGGTGAAAGCATTCAAAAGCAGATTGACTACGGCGTCAATCTGGACTTCTACAGCCCCCAGGTAGCGCCCGACGGCACTATTACGCTGCGCGTGCGGGGTCAGGTCAATGCGTTGCAAACGGCCATCAATGCCACCACCCTGCCAAATCTGCTGCAGTTCACCAACAGCGAAGCCCAGACCACGCTGACCTTCAAGAGTGGCGAAACTCTACTTCTGAGTGGCTTGCTGTCGAACCGGGAATCCACCACGAACGGCGGCATCCCTTTCCTGTCCAGTCTGCCTGTGGTCGGAGCGCTCTTCGGCAACCAGACAACCTCGCGCGAACAGACGCAGCTTCTAGTGGTTATTACTGGCAACGTCGTCCGTTAAATCCCGTTGTTATCTGCGCCCCTGGCCTTAGCTGGGGGCGTTTGTTTGTGCAGGTTGGACGCCTTAAGTGCGGCGCACGCTACAGTCGGCCTCATGAGGTACCTGACCGCCGGAGAATCGCACGGGCCGCAACTGACGGCCATTCTGGAAGGGCTGCCGGCCCAGCTGCCGCTGGGCAAAGGGGACATCAACCCCTGGCTGAAAAAACGGCAGGGCGGCTACGGGCGCGGGCGGCGGATGGTCATCGAAACCGACGAGACTGAGATTCTGAGCGGTGTGCGGGCCGGACGAACCACCGGCGCGCCCATTACCCTGGCGATCACCAACAAGGACCACCGCAACTGGACCGACATCATGTCACCCGAACCCGGCGGCGAGCCGCGCAAGAAGGCCCTGACCGATGCCCGACCCGGCCACGCCGACCTCACGGGCGGTATCAAGTACCGGCACAAAGACCTGCGGGACGTCCTGGAACGGGCCAGCGCGCGTGAGACAGCGGCGCGCGTGGCGGTGGGCAGCGTGGCCCTGAAACTGCTGGCTGAACTGGGCGTGGAGGGGGCCAACTATGTCTCCAGCCTGGCGGGTATTGAGACTGGAACGCCCTTTGCCTGGGACGCCCTGGAGGCTATTGAGGACAGCGACCTGCGCACCCCTGACGAGGACGCTGCGGCCCGAATGCGGGAACGCATTGACCAGGCCAAGAAGGACGGCGACACCCTGGGCGGCATTCTGGAAGTGCGGTTCCGGGGGCTGCCGGTGGGCCTAGGCAGCTATGTCCACGCCGACCGCAAGCTGGACGGCCGCATTGCCGCCGCCTGCCTGAGCGTGCAGGCCATGAAAGGAATAGAGATCGGCCGGGCCTTCGACAACGCCCAGAAGCCGGGCAGCGGCGTGCATGATCCTATTCATTACCGGGACGGCACCTATGCCCGCGACACCAACGGCGCTGGAGGCCTGGAAGCGGGCATGACCAACGGCGAGGAACTGATTGTGCGCGTGGCCATGAAGCCTATCGCCACCCTGATGAAGCCGCTGCCCACCGTCAACGTGGTCACGCACGAAGCGTCCGACGCCGCCCGTGAACGCAGCGACACCACTGCCGTGCCCGCCGCCGGGGTCATCCTGCAGTGCGTGATTGGCTGGGTACTGGCCGAGGCCATGCTGGAGAAGTTTGGCGGCGACACCCTGCCTGAGCTGCAAGAGCGGGTCAGCGCCGCGCGCGCTTACGCCCAGGCGTACTGAGCCGGTGCTGAGCGACCCGGCGGGAGGCGCCCCGCACGACTTCCGCAGAGCGTTGGACGCGGCCCTGCGCGCTGAACTTCAGGAAGAAGAGAACCGGGCGCAGGGCACGGCAGCGCCGTTCGTGCCCCTCCAGACCGGCGGGCGTTATGACAGAGGCTTCAATCGAAGTTCAGAGGACTGCCGTACACTGTCCTCCATGTTCAGTTCCGGCCTCATCGAGCGCCCGGTGTCGTGGGTGGCGCTGGCGGGGTTCATGGGCACAGGCAAAAGTCGCATCGGCTGGGAACTGTCGCGCGCCCTGGCCCTGCATTTCGTGGACACGGACAAGCTGATTACCCGCGTGGTCGGCAAAAGCATTCCCGAAGTCTTTGCCCAGGAAGGCGAAGGCTACTTCCGCGCCTGCGAACACGAGGTCGTTCAGCGCGTAACCCGCCTGGAACACGCGGTCATCAGCCTGGGGGGCGGCACTTTCATCAACGAGGACAACCGGGGTACCCTCCTTGAACGCGGCCCTGTGGTGGTGCTGTGGGCCAGCCCTGAAACGGTCTATCAGCGCACCAAGCACAGCGACCGCCCGCTGCTGCGCGTCGAGGATCCCTTAGGTCAAATCCGCACCCTGATGGACGAGCGCGAACCCGTCTACCGCCAGGGCACCATTCATGTCCACAGCGACGGCCGCCCCAGCGAGGAAATCGTGGAAGAAATCATTGAGCGCCTGTGGGCCTGGGCCGATGTGCAGCATGCCTGGGCCAGCGGCGCCGACCTGGGGGAACGTGCGGCAGATTGAGGTCGGAGGCGGCGCGCCCTACAGGGTCACAGTGGGGGCAGGTCTCCTCGGCCAGCTGCGTGTGCCCCACCGCCATGTGGCCCTGATTCATCCCGAAGACCTGCCGCCCGCGTTTGTGGCGCAGGTGCAGGCCAGTGTGCAGCCCGTGGTCACCATTCCCGTGCCTGCCCGCGACGACTGCAAGACGCTGTCGGTGCTGGCGGGGGTACTCTCGGCGCTGGCCGCCGCCAACATCCCCCGCGACGGCGCCGTGGTGGGGCTGGGCGGCGGCGCGGCCACCGACCTGGCTGGCTTTGTGGCCGCCAGCTACCTGCGCGGCGTGGCGTTCTACACGGTACCCACGACCCTCCTGGGCATGGTAGACGCCGCAGTAGGTGGCAAAACCGGCGTGAATCTCCCTGAGGGCAAGAATCTGGTGGGGGCTTTCTGGCCACCTCAGGCGGTGTGGTGCGATACCGACACGCTGGCGACCCTGCCCAGCGCGGTGTTCCGCGAAGGCGCCGCCGAAGCTTACAAGCACGGCCTGATTGCCGACCCCTCCCTACTGGGCCGCGTGACCAGCCCGGACTTTCACGCCGGCGGCCCCACTCTGGAAGGCACCGTGGCCGACGCTATCGCCGTTAAGGCCGGGGTCGTCACGCGCGACCTAACCGAGAAGGGTGAGCGGGCCTTCCTCAACTTTGGGCACACGCTGGCCCACGCGCTAGAAGCCGTGACCGATCACGCCATCTCCCACGGCGAGGCGGTGGGGTACGGGATGCACTACGCGGCGCGGCTGTCACGCGCGCTGGGCGGCGCTGACCTGACGGGCCACACCCTGACCTTCCTACGCTGGCAGCGGCCTGCTCCCCTGCCCCCCCTGACCTATGACGACGCAGCCCCTTACATGGCGCGCGACAAGAAGGCAGATGCCGATGGTGTGCGCTTTGTCCTGCTGCGAGACCTGGCCCAGCCGTATCTGGGGCGGGTGCCTGAACCTGTGCTGCGCGCCGAGTTTGAAGGGTGGCAGGCAGAGGTACGTGGGCTACAGGCGGCCGGGCGCGCAGAGAGCTAACCAACCCCTCCTCTTCTCCTGCGTGCCGGCCCCCACTCACTGCTACCTTCTTTTCATGCTGCTCGTTCTGAACGGCCCCAACCTCAACCGCCTCGGCCTGCGTGAACCGGGGGTGTATGGCACTCACACCCTGGAAGACCTGGAACGGCAGTGTGAGGCCTGGGGCGCCGAATTGGGCGAGTCGGTGACCTGCCGTCAGAGCAACTACGAGGGCCAGCTGGTCGAGTGGGTGCAGGACGCCCAGGAGCACGGCTTTACAGGCATTGTCATCAACCCCGGCGCCCTGACGCATTACTCCTACGCCCTGCGCGATGCGATTGCCGGGCAAAGTGTGCCGGTGGTCGAGGTTCATATCAGCAACGTGGACGCGCGCGAGGAATTCCGGCATAAAAGTGTGACTGCCGCCGTGTGCCGGGGCAAAATCAGCGGCCTGGGCTTCCTGGGTTACCGGCTGGGCATGGAAGCGCTGGTGGAGGACAGAGCGTGAGATTGCCCGCTCTTGATCGTGACAGCTTTGAACTGGTGTCGGCAGAGCAGCAGCATCAGGCCTCACCCGCAACATTCTGGCTGCCACCCGAGGCAGAACGGCAGAACTTGCAGCGGGGTCAGGCGGCCAAGTTGCTGTTCGATATTCTTGTTCAAACTGAGACTGGCGCCCACGAGATCGGTACAGAACGCATGTGGGTCATCGTGGCCGGACGCACCAGCACGGGCTACATCGGAATTCTGGACTCTCAGCCGGCCTCGACTCCGCCAGATCACTACCTCGTCTTTGGTGCCGAAGTCCCTTTTCAGGCAGAGCATATCTGTGATATCGGCGCACCACCTAAGGAATACGCCGAGTGGCAACTTTCCCAGGCCCCAGAACGGCTCTGGCCCCGCCAAGAGGACTGAATACAGACTCCAACTTCATTCAGTGTCTTGCTGCATGAAATTCCAGCAGAGCGCGGCGGATACAGCGGCTCTTGCCCACACTCCCCCATTTCTGATACCTTGGCCTTTAGTGTCTTGCGCTTGGTAGAGCGCGGGGCGACCGGGAGGCACCCGGACACGCACGCACAGGTTTCTCCCCCGAAACCGCGGGGCGTGTCGCAGCCAAATCCCCCTTTGTACGGAGTTTGACGGTGAAAACCTACATCCCCAAAAATGACGAGCAGAACTGGGTCGTCGTGGACGCAGCCAACGTGCCCCTGGGCCGCCTTGCGACCCTGATCGCCAGCCGCATCCGTGGCAAGCACCGCCCCGACTTCACCCCCAACATGATTCAGGGTGACTTCGTGGTGGTCCTGAACGCCTCCCAGGTCGCGCTGACGGGCAACAAGCTGGACGGCAAGGTCTATACTCGCTACACCGGCTACCAGGGTGGCCTGAAGACCGAAACCGCCCGCCAGGCGCTGGCCAAGCACCCCGAGCGCGTCATT is part of the Deinococcus betulae genome and harbors:
- the pilM gene encoding type IV pilus assembly protein PilM, translated to MSSFLNRLLNPRPNALGVEIGTSAIKVVALRPGSPPSLQHAIMVPTPIGSMRDGLVVEPQAVATELKNLLAQHRITTRHAVTAVPNQVAVTRNIMVPKMERKDLQEAIKWEAERYIPYPIDDVSLDFDLLDDPANVPDDGQMEVVIAAAPTEAVARQVEVLRLAGLEPVVVDLKSFASLRALRGNLLGEHLTKSTLTGTNYTEAGEVALVMEIGASSSVINLVRGERVLMARNINVSADDFTTALQKAFDLDFTAAEDVKLGYATATTPTEDEEDLLNFDMAREQYSPARVFEVIRPVLGDLITEIRRSLEFYRVQSGDVVIDRTFLAGGGAKLRGLAAAISDALGFRVEVASPWLTVQTDQANVDTGYLQANAPEFTVPLGLALRGVNSRG
- a CDS encoding fimbrial assembly protein → MVEVNLLPQQYRKQAEPNAWIPGAIGLAAVTALALIAGEVVTGTRAGDLRKQLDALNGEAAALAPANAEYAQLNQQKTTLEQVTAVSEQLRAGKTYWTNDLAAFTAQLPTGGGVALQSMAVKAVDANALTALQQTGVYTGKNVTREIDLTGTASSQQAVVNFLRTFENNPNFGVNFRSLQSEGETSNYTFNASVGIVQAVTAPPATDPAAPAQDGTAPAPAAPAGSAEGAGSVN
- a CDS encoding type 4a pilus biogenesis protein PilO; translated protein: MSTKLAPRNIFLIVLAVCLLVGALWYVMRFQARQTEISGLQSELDSVNARVLTLRTNAARLPALREEVANLTTEQQIFLSALPQTANYNAVLDEVRLNASAAGAKMSGFTVANGNVTGLPAGVRPISLNLNVSGQFGQLFRFLRSLETMSRFSTVTSVNLQLPQATSFNPTLESTMGLTVYTFDPTQAGTGTEGSGGTPEAPAAPSTAPAGGTQ
- a CDS encoding secretin N-terminal domain-containing protein; its protein translation is MTKRFASLLLTAALGMAAAQTTTPAVPASADPALSGANVTIEIGRYGGPLSSLLGALAKSAGYGLILDTNVDALAAASGTTDPATSAAGTPASTGTAPAGTATTGTATTTARPIVYSFQNKPFNEVWPLLMDVYGLSYDVLQLGGQPVLRVSNTPIQRTVTLRNADATQATQQVKLFFGTPTYSETPQRDAQGNTVGVTRSLVDVKLDSVTLRIVPDIRSNAVIVRGTNREVAEVTRLLAQLDSTTATTTGATPSAETQTVQRVYAVRGAQADITGLLAAQYPGLKVTPVGQTGQLVITGPQNQLDAALTLLGQVDRAAPAVTSAQITQRVFTLINASAEEVKATLEGTLAREVTSGAGSTTPSATTTSSGTSTSISVTSAPAAGATTSTPTATPQTNTATIIADKRTNTLIVRGTTEQVTQIAELIPQLDQQVPQINVQVRIQEITERAARSLGVNLRAGFGGFTVSSSGGAGLAASFDPTQSLIGFNLGATLNTLQTQGLSKSVYDGSITMQSGQRSLGSSTETQNASSTAAANIKSGGRLEVNIPAQGNGESIQKQIDYGVNLDFYSPQVAPDGTITLRVRGQVNALQTAINATTLPNLLQFTNSEAQTTLTFKSGETLLLSGLLSNRESTTNGGIPFLSSLPVVGALFGNQTTSREQTQLLVVITGNVVR
- the aroC gene encoding chorismate synthase; this translates as MRYLTAGESHGPQLTAILEGLPAQLPLGKGDINPWLKKRQGGYGRGRRMVIETDETEILSGVRAGRTTGAPITLAITNKDHRNWTDIMSPEPGGEPRKKALTDARPGHADLTGGIKYRHKDLRDVLERASARETAARVAVGSVALKLLAELGVEGANYVSSLAGIETGTPFAWDALEAIEDSDLRTPDEDAAARMRERIDQAKKDGDTLGGILEVRFRGLPVGLGSYVHADRKLDGRIAAACLSVQAMKGIEIGRAFDNAQKPGSGVHDPIHYRDGTYARDTNGAGGLEAGMTNGEELIVRVAMKPIATLMKPLPTVNVVTHEASDAARERSDTTAVPAAGVILQCVIGWVLAEAMLEKFGGDTLPELQERVSAARAYAQAY
- a CDS encoding shikimate kinase translates to MFSSGLIERPVSWVALAGFMGTGKSRIGWELSRALALHFVDTDKLITRVVGKSIPEVFAQEGEGYFRACEHEVVQRVTRLEHAVISLGGGTFINEDNRGTLLERGPVVVLWASPETVYQRTKHSDRPLLRVEDPLGQIRTLMDEREPVYRQGTIHVHSDGRPSEEIVEEIIERLWAWADVQHAWASGADLGERAAD
- the aroB gene encoding 3-dehydroquinate synthase, whose product is MPGPAAPTWGNVRQIEVGGGAPYRVTVGAGLLGQLRVPHRHVALIHPEDLPPAFVAQVQASVQPVVTIPVPARDDCKTLSVLAGVLSALAAANIPRDGAVVGLGGGAATDLAGFVAASYLRGVAFYTVPTTLLGMVDAAVGGKTGVNLPEGKNLVGAFWPPQAVWCDTDTLATLPSAVFREGAAEAYKHGLIADPSLLGRVTSPDFHAGGPTLEGTVADAIAVKAGVVTRDLTEKGERAFLNFGHTLAHALEAVTDHAISHGEAVGYGMHYAARLSRALGGADLTGHTLTFLRWQRPAPLPPLTYDDAAPYMARDKKADADGVRFVLLRDLAQPYLGRVPEPVLRAEFEGWQAEVRGLQAAGRAES
- the aroQ gene encoding type II 3-dehydroquinate dehydratase; this encodes MLLVLNGPNLNRLGLREPGVYGTHTLEDLERQCEAWGAELGESVTCRQSNYEGQLVEWVQDAQEHGFTGIVINPGALTHYSYALRDAIAGQSVPVVEVHISNVDAREEFRHKSVTAAVCRGKISGLGFLGYRLGMEALVEDRA
- the rplM gene encoding 50S ribosomal protein L13 — protein: MKTYIPKNDEQNWVVVDAANVPLGRLATLIASRIRGKHRPDFTPNMIQGDFVVVLNASQVALTGNKLDGKVYTRYTGYQGGLKTETARQALAKHPERVIEHAVFGMLPKGRQGRAMHSRLKVYAGQTHPHAAQKPQTLEVK